In Drosophila nasuta strain 15112-1781.00 chromosome 2R, ASM2355853v1, whole genome shotgun sequence, a single genomic region encodes these proteins:
- the LOC132785820 gene encoding another transcription unit protein yields MDKKKKLQSFSDAGNCSTDCSLGAVANRPRRSLSSSSSGESSKSGGSSSDSDSSDNEHATENKCVNLENIMSDAETNAVFRMDEYFREKYLDRLAVEFKSEWPEIDFDLAASQPSLMRMPNFMPFNQKPYEMLDYKDEASKEDLRDCESRETFLTKLKTTVRWREIQNATGEVYQESNARIVRWSDGSQTFHVGAEAFDVVRMPLSGTMNQFYLRSGNYYKLHCPIKEKLTLRPKLDSSFGMSHVQGMRQRAIYKPSTTSGVKILPDLTTNPIVERDRKIREESANQRREWGRQRYSSVQPLQHYSSYKSNN; encoded by the exons ATggacaaaaagaagaaacttcAAAGCTTTTCTGATGCTGGCAATTG CTCGACTGACTGTTCATTGGGAGCTGTCGCAAATAGACCTCGGCGCAGTCTCAGCTCAAGCAGCAGCGGTGAAAGCAGCAAAAGTGGCGGCAGTAGCAGCGACAGCGATTCGTCAGACAACGAACATGCTACCGAAAATAAGTGTGTTAATTTGGAGAATATTATGTCAGATGCAGAGACCAATGCAGTCTTTCGAATGGATGAGTATTTCAGGGAGAAGTACCTAGACCGATTAGCCGTTGAGTTCAAGTCCGAATGGCCagaaattgattttgatttggcCGCTAGTCAGCCAAGTCTCATGCGGATGCCCAACTTTATGCCGTTCAATCAAAAGCCCTACGAGATGCTGGACTATAAAGATGAAGCTTCCAAAGAGGACCTTAGAGATTGTGAGTCACGAGAGACTTTTCTTACTAAACTAAAGACCACAGTGCGTTGGCGTGAGATCCAAAATGCAACTGGGGAAGTTTACCAAGAGTCGAATGCACGCATTGTTCGATGGTCTGACGGCTCACAAACTTTTCATGTGGGCGCCGAGGCTTTTGATGTAGTCCGTATGCCCCTTTCTGGTACCATGAACCAATTCTATTTGCGTTCGGGCAACTACTATAAGTTGCATTGTCCCATCAAGGAGAAGCTAACTTTGCGCCCCAAGCTCGATTCGAGTTTCGGAATGAGTCATGTGCAGGGAATGCGTCAACGAGCCATCTACAAGCCCTCAACAACCAGTGGCGTGAAGATACTCCCTGATCTTACGACCAATCCTATTGTAGAACGTGACCGGAAGATTAGAGAGGAGTCAGCAAATCAGCGTCGCGAATGGGGTCGTCAACGTTATTCAAGTGTGCAACCTTTGCAGCACTACTCAAGTTATAAATCCAATAATTAA